Proteins co-encoded in one Pseudoliparis swirei isolate HS2019 ecotype Mariana Trench chromosome 7, NWPU_hadal_v1, whole genome shotgun sequence genomic window:
- the ap1b1 gene encoding AP-1 complex subunit beta-1 isoform X7 has protein sequence MQEWANQLCENRQFGSKMTDSKYFTTTKKGEIFELKAELNSDKKEKKKEAVKKVIASMTVGKDVSALFPDVVNCMQTDNLELKKLVYLYLMNYAKSQPDMAIMAVNTFVKDCEDANPLIRALAVRTMGCIRVDKITEYLCEPLRKCLKDEDPYVRKTAAVCVAKLHDINAQLVEDQGFLDTLKDLISDSNPMVVANAVAALSEIAESHPNSNLLDLNPQTINKLLTALNECTEWGQIFILDCLANYTPRDDRESQSICERVTPRLSHANSAVVLSAVKVLMKFMEMLPKDLDYYGTLLKKLAPPLVTLLSAEPELQYVALRNINLIVQRRPEILKHEMKVFFVKYNDPIYVKLEKLDIMIRLASQANIAQVLAELKEYSTEVDVDFVRKAVRAIGRCAIKVEQSAERCVSTLLDLIQTKVNYVVQEAIVVIKDIFRKYPNKYESVIATLCENLDSLDEPEARAAMIWIVGEYAERIDNADELLESFLEGFHDESTQVQLQLLTAIVKLFLKKPTETQELVQQVLSLATQDSDNPDLRDRGYIYWRLLSTDPVAAKEVVLAEKPLISEETDLIEPTLLEELICHIGTLASVYHKPPSAFVEGSRGVQHKRISGNAVSGESVESPDNGSAAGVTEAPPAVIQSHGDLLGDLLNLDLTPPTTTGPPPPSSSGMQMGAMDLLGGGLDSLLGGDLGGNPAMGAGFGGPPAVMPASFNAPVGGGLDDLFDLGSGVGMPMGAFNPPKTVWLPAMKAKGLEISGTFVRRAGVIQMEMNLTNKAMSVMTDFAIQFNRNSFGLASAGPLQILTPLSPNQSIEAALPLSTVGPIMKMEPLNNLQVAVKNNIDVFYFSCQYPISMLFVEDGKMERQVFLATWKDIPNENESQFQIKDCHLNSDAASNKLQSSNIFTIAKRTVEGQDMLYQSMKLTNGIWVLAELRVQAGNPNYTISLKCRAPEVNQCVFQNYESVLKN, from the exons ATGCAGGAATGGGCGAATCAGTTATGC GAGAATCGACAATTTGGATCCAAGATGACGGACTCCAAGTACTTCACCACTACCAAGAAAG GGGAGATCTTTGAGCTCAAGGCAGAGCTTAACAGTgataagaaagagaagaagaaggaggctgTCAAGAAGGTCATTGCATCTATGACAGTTGGCAAGGATGTCAG TGCTCTCTTCCCAGATGTTGTGAACTGCATGCAGACGGACAACCTGGAACTGAAAAAGCTGGTCTACCTCTACCTGATGAACTATGCCAAGAGTCAGCCAGACATGGCTATCATGGCTGTTAACACCTTTGTAAAG GACTGTGAAGACGCTAACCCTCTAATCCGGGCCCTTGCTGTTCGCACAATGGGCTGCATCCGTGTGGACAAGATCACCGAGTACCTCTGTGAGCCACTGAGGAAATGTCTGAAGGATGAAGACCCATATGTGAGGAAGACagccgctgtgtgtgtggcaaagCTCCATGACATCAACGCCCAGTTGGTGGAGGACCAAGGCTTCCTGGACACCCTTAAAGACCTGATCTCTGACTCCAACCCCATG GTTGTAGCAAACGCAGTGGCAGCGCTGTCTGAGATAGCAGAGTCCCACCCCAACAGTAATTTACTGGACCTCAACCCTCAGACCATCAACAAGTTGCTGACGGCTTTAAATGAGTGTACAGAGTGGGGGCAGATATTCATTCTTGACTGCCTGGCCAATTACACGCCTCGTGATGATCGCGAGTCCCAAAG CATCTGTGAGCGCGTGACCCCCCGGCTCTCCCACGCTAACTCTGCAGTGGTGTTGTCAGCTGTTAAAGTTTTAATGAAGTTCATGGAGATGCTGCCCAAAGACTTGGACTACTATGGCACCCTGCTTAAGAAGCTCGCCCCTCCACTGGTCACGCTCCTCTCTGCTGAGCCTGAGCTGCAATATGTGGCTCTTAGAAACATCAACCTCATCGTACAGAGAAG GCCAGAGATCCTGAAACACGAGATGAAGGTTTTCTTTGTCAAGTACAATGACCCAATTTATGTCAAACTGGAGAAGCTGGACATCATGATCCGCCTCGCATCTCAAGCCAACATCGCCCAG GTCCTGGCTGAGCTGAAGGAGTACTCCACTGAGGTGGATGTGGACTTTGTACGCAAAGCGGTCCGAGCCATTGGCCGCTGTGCCATCAAAGTTGAG CAATCAGCCGAGCGCTGTGTCAGCACACTGCTGGACCTCATCCAAACCAAGGTTAACTATGTGGTGCAGGAGGCCATTGTGGTTATCAAGGACATCTTTCGCAAGTACCCCAACAA GTATGAGAGTGTCATTGCCACCCTGTGTGAAAACCTGGACTCCCTGGATGAGCCGGAGGCTCGTGCCGCCATGATCTGGATTGTGGGAGAGTATGCCGAGCGCATCGACAACGCCGATGAGTTGCTGGAGAGCTTTTTAGAGGGTTTCCATGATGAAAGCACTCAG GTGCAGCTACAGCTGCTGACGGCCATCGTCAAGTTGTTCCTGAAAAAGCCCACCGAGACCCAGGAGCTCGTGCAGCAGGTGTTGAGTCTAGccacacag gaCTCCGATAACCCCGACCTCAGGGACCGCGGCTACATCTACTGGCGTCTGCTGTCGACGGACCCCGTGGCCGCCAAGGAGGTGGTTCTGGCTGAGAAGCCCCTGATCTCTGAGGAGACGGATCTGATTGAGCCCAccctgctggaggagctcaTCTGCCACATTGGTACTCTGGCCTCTGTCTACCACAAGCCCCCCAGTGCTTTTGTTGAGGGCAGCCGTGGTGTTCAGCACAAGCGAATCTCTGGCAATGCTGTATC TGGCGAGAGTGTTGAGAGCCCAGATAAcggttctgctgctggagttaCTGAGGCGCCTCCTGCGGTCATCCAATCCCATGGAGACCTCCTTGGAGATCTGCTTAACCTGGACCTGACACCACCTACCACCACCGGGCCACCACCGCCCAGCTCTTCTGGCATGCAGATGGGTGCTATGGACCTTCTTGGCGGTGGACTGGACAGCCTG cTTGGCGGAGACCTTGGAGGAAATCCCGCT ATGGGGGCTGGTTTTGGTGGACCTCCAGCTGTGATGCCGGCCTCCTTCAATGCCCCTGTTGGCGGCGGTCTGGATGACCTGTTTGATCTCGGAAGTGGAGTTGGTATGCCGATGGGAGCCTTCAACCCCCCGAAAACA GTTTGGCTTCCAGCCATGAAGGCCAAGGGTCTGGAGATATCGGGCACCTTTGTCCGCCGTGCCGGGGTCATTCAAATGGAGATGAACCTCACTAATAAAGCTATGAGTGTCATGACTGATTTTGCGATCCAGTTTAACAGAAACAG CTTTGGTCTCGCTTCGGCTGGTCCCCTTCAGATTCTCACTCCTCTTAGCCCCAACCAGAGTATTGAAGCGGCCCTTCCTCTCAGCACTGTGGGACCTATCATGAAGATGGAGCCTCTCAACAACCTGCAG GTGGCTGTTAAGAACAACATTGACGTATTCTACTTCAGCTGCCAGTACCCAATCAGCATGTTGTTTGTGGAGGATGGGAAGATGG AGCGGCAGGTGTTCCTTGCCACATGGAAAGACATTCCTAATGAGAACGAGTCCCAGTTCCAGATCAAAGACTGCCATCTCAACTCAG ATGCCGCCTCCAACAAACTGCAGAGCAGCAACATCTTCACCATAGCCAAGCGGACAGTGGAGGGTCAGGACATGCTGTATCAGTCCATGAAGCTCACCAACGGCATCTGGGTGCTGGCTGAGCTGAGGGTGCAGGCAGGAAACCCAAACTACAcg ATCTCTCTGAAGTGCAGAGCTCCAGAAGTTAACCAGTGTGTTTTCCAGAACTACGAGTCGGTGCTGAAGAACTGA
- the ap1b1 gene encoding AP-1 complex subunit beta-1 isoform X3 encodes MENRQFGSKMTDSKYFTTTKKGEIFELKAELNSDKKEKKKEAVKKVIASMTVGKDVSALFPDVVNCMQTDNLELKKLVYLYLMNYAKSQPDMAIMAVNTFVKDCEDANPLIRALAVRTMGCIRVDKITEYLCEPLRKCLKDEDPYVRKTAAVCVAKLHDINAQLVEDQGFLDTLKDLISDSNPMVVANAVAALSEIAESHPNSNLLDLNPQTINKLLTALNECTEWGQIFILDCLANYTPRDDRESQSICERVTPRLSHANSAVVLSAVKVLMKFMEMLPKDLDYYGTLLKKLAPPLVTLLSAEPELQYVALRNINLIVQRRPEILKHEMKVFFVKYNDPIYVKLEKLDIMIRLASQANIAQVLAELKEYSTEVDVDFVRKAVRAIGRCAIKVEQSAERCVSTLLDLIQTKVNYVVQEAIVVIKDIFRKYPNKYESVIATLCENLDSLDEPEARAAMIWIVGEYAERIDNADELLESFLEGFHDESTQVQLQLLTAIVKLFLKKPTETQELVQQVLSLATQDSDNPDLRDRGYIYWRLLSTDPVAAKEVVLAEKPLISEETDLIEPTLLEELICHIGTLASVYHKPPSAFVEGSRGVQHKRISGNAVSGESVESPDNGSAAGVTEAPPAVIQSHGDLLGDLLNLDLTPPTTTGPPPPSSSGMQMGAMDLLGGGLDSLMGDESEPPSIPLRTDTPSPQLPHQSPSPPDYSPTELGGDLGGNPAMGAGFGGPPAVMPASFNAPVGGGLDDLFDLGSGVGMPMGAFNPPKTVWLPAMKAKGLEISGTFVRRAGVIQMEMNLTNKAMSVMTDFAIQFNRNSFGLASAGPLQILTPLSPNQSIEAALPLSTVGPIMKMEPLNNLQVAVKNNIDVFYFSCQYPISMLFVEDGKMERQVFLATWKDIPNENESQFQIKDCHLNSDAASNKLQSSNIFTIAKRTVEGQDMLYQSMKLTNGIWVLAELRVQAGNPNYTISLKCRAPEVNQCVFQNYESVLKN; translated from the exons ATG GAGAATCGACAATTTGGATCCAAGATGACGGACTCCAAGTACTTCACCACTACCAAGAAAG GGGAGATCTTTGAGCTCAAGGCAGAGCTTAACAGTgataagaaagagaagaagaaggaggctgTCAAGAAGGTCATTGCATCTATGACAGTTGGCAAGGATGTCAG TGCTCTCTTCCCAGATGTTGTGAACTGCATGCAGACGGACAACCTGGAACTGAAAAAGCTGGTCTACCTCTACCTGATGAACTATGCCAAGAGTCAGCCAGACATGGCTATCATGGCTGTTAACACCTTTGTAAAG GACTGTGAAGACGCTAACCCTCTAATCCGGGCCCTTGCTGTTCGCACAATGGGCTGCATCCGTGTGGACAAGATCACCGAGTACCTCTGTGAGCCACTGAGGAAATGTCTGAAGGATGAAGACCCATATGTGAGGAAGACagccgctgtgtgtgtggcaaagCTCCATGACATCAACGCCCAGTTGGTGGAGGACCAAGGCTTCCTGGACACCCTTAAAGACCTGATCTCTGACTCCAACCCCATG GTTGTAGCAAACGCAGTGGCAGCGCTGTCTGAGATAGCAGAGTCCCACCCCAACAGTAATTTACTGGACCTCAACCCTCAGACCATCAACAAGTTGCTGACGGCTTTAAATGAGTGTACAGAGTGGGGGCAGATATTCATTCTTGACTGCCTGGCCAATTACACGCCTCGTGATGATCGCGAGTCCCAAAG CATCTGTGAGCGCGTGACCCCCCGGCTCTCCCACGCTAACTCTGCAGTGGTGTTGTCAGCTGTTAAAGTTTTAATGAAGTTCATGGAGATGCTGCCCAAAGACTTGGACTACTATGGCACCCTGCTTAAGAAGCTCGCCCCTCCACTGGTCACGCTCCTCTCTGCTGAGCCTGAGCTGCAATATGTGGCTCTTAGAAACATCAACCTCATCGTACAGAGAAG GCCAGAGATCCTGAAACACGAGATGAAGGTTTTCTTTGTCAAGTACAATGACCCAATTTATGTCAAACTGGAGAAGCTGGACATCATGATCCGCCTCGCATCTCAAGCCAACATCGCCCAG GTCCTGGCTGAGCTGAAGGAGTACTCCACTGAGGTGGATGTGGACTTTGTACGCAAAGCGGTCCGAGCCATTGGCCGCTGTGCCATCAAAGTTGAG CAATCAGCCGAGCGCTGTGTCAGCACACTGCTGGACCTCATCCAAACCAAGGTTAACTATGTGGTGCAGGAGGCCATTGTGGTTATCAAGGACATCTTTCGCAAGTACCCCAACAA GTATGAGAGTGTCATTGCCACCCTGTGTGAAAACCTGGACTCCCTGGATGAGCCGGAGGCTCGTGCCGCCATGATCTGGATTGTGGGAGAGTATGCCGAGCGCATCGACAACGCCGATGAGTTGCTGGAGAGCTTTTTAGAGGGTTTCCATGATGAAAGCACTCAG GTGCAGCTACAGCTGCTGACGGCCATCGTCAAGTTGTTCCTGAAAAAGCCCACCGAGACCCAGGAGCTCGTGCAGCAGGTGTTGAGTCTAGccacacag gaCTCCGATAACCCCGACCTCAGGGACCGCGGCTACATCTACTGGCGTCTGCTGTCGACGGACCCCGTGGCCGCCAAGGAGGTGGTTCTGGCTGAGAAGCCCCTGATCTCTGAGGAGACGGATCTGATTGAGCCCAccctgctggaggagctcaTCTGCCACATTGGTACTCTGGCCTCTGTCTACCACAAGCCCCCCAGTGCTTTTGTTGAGGGCAGCCGTGGTGTTCAGCACAAGCGAATCTCTGGCAATGCTGTATC TGGCGAGAGTGTTGAGAGCCCAGATAAcggttctgctgctggagttaCTGAGGCGCCTCCTGCGGTCATCCAATCCCATGGAGACCTCCTTGGAGATCTGCTTAACCTGGACCTGACACCACCTACCACCACCGGGCCACCACCGCCCAGCTCTTCTGGCATGCAGATGGGTGCTATGGACCTTCTTGGCGGTGGACTGGACAGCCTG ATGGGGGATGAGTCTGAGCCG CCGTCCATTCCCCTGCGGACGGACACTCCGTCACCTCAGCTCCCACATCAGTCCCCATCGCCCCCAGATTACAGCCCCACTGAG cTTGGCGGAGACCTTGGAGGAAATCCCGCT ATGGGGGCTGGTTTTGGTGGACCTCCAGCTGTGATGCCGGCCTCCTTCAATGCCCCTGTTGGCGGCGGTCTGGATGACCTGTTTGATCTCGGAAGTGGAGTTGGTATGCCGATGGGAGCCTTCAACCCCCCGAAAACA GTTTGGCTTCCAGCCATGAAGGCCAAGGGTCTGGAGATATCGGGCACCTTTGTCCGCCGTGCCGGGGTCATTCAAATGGAGATGAACCTCACTAATAAAGCTATGAGTGTCATGACTGATTTTGCGATCCAGTTTAACAGAAACAG CTTTGGTCTCGCTTCGGCTGGTCCCCTTCAGATTCTCACTCCTCTTAGCCCCAACCAGAGTATTGAAGCGGCCCTTCCTCTCAGCACTGTGGGACCTATCATGAAGATGGAGCCTCTCAACAACCTGCAG GTGGCTGTTAAGAACAACATTGACGTATTCTACTTCAGCTGCCAGTACCCAATCAGCATGTTGTTTGTGGAGGATGGGAAGATGG AGCGGCAGGTGTTCCTTGCCACATGGAAAGACATTCCTAATGAGAACGAGTCCCAGTTCCAGATCAAAGACTGCCATCTCAACTCAG ATGCCGCCTCCAACAAACTGCAGAGCAGCAACATCTTCACCATAGCCAAGCGGACAGTGGAGGGTCAGGACATGCTGTATCAGTCCATGAAGCTCACCAACGGCATCTGGGTGCTGGCTGAGCTGAGGGTGCAGGCAGGAAACCCAAACTACAcg ATCTCTCTGAAGTGCAGAGCTCCAGAAGTTAACCAGTGTGTTTTCCAGAACTACGAGTCGGTGCTGAAGAACTGA
- the ap1b1 gene encoding AP-1 complex subunit beta-1 isoform X5 produces the protein MQEWANQLCENRQFGSKMTDSKYFTTTKKGEIFELKAELNSDKKEKKKEAVKKVIASMTVGKDVSALFPDVVNCMQTDNLELKKLVYLYLMNYAKSQPDMAIMAVNTFVKDCEDANPLIRALAVRTMGCIRVDKITEYLCEPLRKCLKDEDPYVRKTAAVCVAKLHDINAQLVEDQGFLDTLKDLISDSNPMVVANAVAALSEIAESHPNSNLLDLNPQTINKLLTALNECTEWGQIFILDCLANYTPRDDRESQSICERVTPRLSHANSAVVLSAVKVLMKFMEMLPKDLDYYGTLLKKLAPPLVTLLSAEPELQYVALRNINLIVQRRPEILKHEMKVFFVKYNDPIYVKLEKLDIMIRLASQANIAQVLAELKEYSTEVDVDFVRKAVRAIGRCAIKVEQSAERCVSTLLDLIQTKVNYVVQEAIVVIKDIFRKYPNKYESVIATLCENLDSLDEPEARAAMIWIVGEYAERIDNADELLESFLEGFHDESTQVQLQLLTAIVKLFLKKPTETQELVQQVLSLATQDSDNPDLRDRGYIYWRLLSTDPVAAKEVVLAEKPLISEETDLIEPTLLEELICHIGTLASVYHKPPSAFVEGSRGVQHKRISGNAVSGESVESPDNGSAAGVTEAPPAVIQSHGDLLGDLLNLDLTPPTTTGPPPPSSSGMQMGAMDLLGGGLDSLMGDESEPLGGDLGGNPAMGAGFGGPPAVMPASFNAPVGGGLDDLFDLGSGVGMPMGAFNPPKTVWLPAMKAKGLEISGTFVRRAGVIQMEMNLTNKAMSVMTDFAIQFNRNSFGLASAGPLQILTPLSPNQSIEAALPLSTVGPIMKMEPLNNLQVAVKNNIDVFYFSCQYPISMLFVEDGKMERQVFLATWKDIPNENESQFQIKDCHLNSDAASNKLQSSNIFTIAKRTVEGQDMLYQSMKLTNGIWVLAELRVQAGNPNYTISLKCRAPEVNQCVFQNYESVLKN, from the exons ATGCAGGAATGGGCGAATCAGTTATGC GAGAATCGACAATTTGGATCCAAGATGACGGACTCCAAGTACTTCACCACTACCAAGAAAG GGGAGATCTTTGAGCTCAAGGCAGAGCTTAACAGTgataagaaagagaagaagaaggaggctgTCAAGAAGGTCATTGCATCTATGACAGTTGGCAAGGATGTCAG TGCTCTCTTCCCAGATGTTGTGAACTGCATGCAGACGGACAACCTGGAACTGAAAAAGCTGGTCTACCTCTACCTGATGAACTATGCCAAGAGTCAGCCAGACATGGCTATCATGGCTGTTAACACCTTTGTAAAG GACTGTGAAGACGCTAACCCTCTAATCCGGGCCCTTGCTGTTCGCACAATGGGCTGCATCCGTGTGGACAAGATCACCGAGTACCTCTGTGAGCCACTGAGGAAATGTCTGAAGGATGAAGACCCATATGTGAGGAAGACagccgctgtgtgtgtggcaaagCTCCATGACATCAACGCCCAGTTGGTGGAGGACCAAGGCTTCCTGGACACCCTTAAAGACCTGATCTCTGACTCCAACCCCATG GTTGTAGCAAACGCAGTGGCAGCGCTGTCTGAGATAGCAGAGTCCCACCCCAACAGTAATTTACTGGACCTCAACCCTCAGACCATCAACAAGTTGCTGACGGCTTTAAATGAGTGTACAGAGTGGGGGCAGATATTCATTCTTGACTGCCTGGCCAATTACACGCCTCGTGATGATCGCGAGTCCCAAAG CATCTGTGAGCGCGTGACCCCCCGGCTCTCCCACGCTAACTCTGCAGTGGTGTTGTCAGCTGTTAAAGTTTTAATGAAGTTCATGGAGATGCTGCCCAAAGACTTGGACTACTATGGCACCCTGCTTAAGAAGCTCGCCCCTCCACTGGTCACGCTCCTCTCTGCTGAGCCTGAGCTGCAATATGTGGCTCTTAGAAACATCAACCTCATCGTACAGAGAAG GCCAGAGATCCTGAAACACGAGATGAAGGTTTTCTTTGTCAAGTACAATGACCCAATTTATGTCAAACTGGAGAAGCTGGACATCATGATCCGCCTCGCATCTCAAGCCAACATCGCCCAG GTCCTGGCTGAGCTGAAGGAGTACTCCACTGAGGTGGATGTGGACTTTGTACGCAAAGCGGTCCGAGCCATTGGCCGCTGTGCCATCAAAGTTGAG CAATCAGCCGAGCGCTGTGTCAGCACACTGCTGGACCTCATCCAAACCAAGGTTAACTATGTGGTGCAGGAGGCCATTGTGGTTATCAAGGACATCTTTCGCAAGTACCCCAACAA GTATGAGAGTGTCATTGCCACCCTGTGTGAAAACCTGGACTCCCTGGATGAGCCGGAGGCTCGTGCCGCCATGATCTGGATTGTGGGAGAGTATGCCGAGCGCATCGACAACGCCGATGAGTTGCTGGAGAGCTTTTTAGAGGGTTTCCATGATGAAAGCACTCAG GTGCAGCTACAGCTGCTGACGGCCATCGTCAAGTTGTTCCTGAAAAAGCCCACCGAGACCCAGGAGCTCGTGCAGCAGGTGTTGAGTCTAGccacacag gaCTCCGATAACCCCGACCTCAGGGACCGCGGCTACATCTACTGGCGTCTGCTGTCGACGGACCCCGTGGCCGCCAAGGAGGTGGTTCTGGCTGAGAAGCCCCTGATCTCTGAGGAGACGGATCTGATTGAGCCCAccctgctggaggagctcaTCTGCCACATTGGTACTCTGGCCTCTGTCTACCACAAGCCCCCCAGTGCTTTTGTTGAGGGCAGCCGTGGTGTTCAGCACAAGCGAATCTCTGGCAATGCTGTATC TGGCGAGAGTGTTGAGAGCCCAGATAAcggttctgctgctggagttaCTGAGGCGCCTCCTGCGGTCATCCAATCCCATGGAGACCTCCTTGGAGATCTGCTTAACCTGGACCTGACACCACCTACCACCACCGGGCCACCACCGCCCAGCTCTTCTGGCATGCAGATGGGTGCTATGGACCTTCTTGGCGGTGGACTGGACAGCCTG ATGGGGGATGAGTCTGAGCCG cTTGGCGGAGACCTTGGAGGAAATCCCGCT ATGGGGGCTGGTTTTGGTGGACCTCCAGCTGTGATGCCGGCCTCCTTCAATGCCCCTGTTGGCGGCGGTCTGGATGACCTGTTTGATCTCGGAAGTGGAGTTGGTATGCCGATGGGAGCCTTCAACCCCCCGAAAACA GTTTGGCTTCCAGCCATGAAGGCCAAGGGTCTGGAGATATCGGGCACCTTTGTCCGCCGTGCCGGGGTCATTCAAATGGAGATGAACCTCACTAATAAAGCTATGAGTGTCATGACTGATTTTGCGATCCAGTTTAACAGAAACAG CTTTGGTCTCGCTTCGGCTGGTCCCCTTCAGATTCTCACTCCTCTTAGCCCCAACCAGAGTATTGAAGCGGCCCTTCCTCTCAGCACTGTGGGACCTATCATGAAGATGGAGCCTCTCAACAACCTGCAG GTGGCTGTTAAGAACAACATTGACGTATTCTACTTCAGCTGCCAGTACCCAATCAGCATGTTGTTTGTGGAGGATGGGAAGATGG AGCGGCAGGTGTTCCTTGCCACATGGAAAGACATTCCTAATGAGAACGAGTCCCAGTTCCAGATCAAAGACTGCCATCTCAACTCAG ATGCCGCCTCCAACAAACTGCAGAGCAGCAACATCTTCACCATAGCCAAGCGGACAGTGGAGGGTCAGGACATGCTGTATCAGTCCATGAAGCTCACCAACGGCATCTGGGTGCTGGCTGAGCTGAGGGTGCAGGCAGGAAACCCAAACTACAcg ATCTCTCTGAAGTGCAGAGCTCCAGAAGTTAACCAGTGTGTTTTCCAGAACTACGAGTCGGTGCTGAAGAACTGA